In Paenibacillus sp. FSL M7-0420, a single genomic region encodes these proteins:
- a CDS encoding LLM class flavin-dependent oxidoreductase, with the protein MNNQGNTQANAQANTQADAQEKEASLPEFEFGIYTLGDIVTDCHTGQRISPAQRLQEVIAAAKLADEAGLDVFGVGEHHRLDFVISSVPVVLAAIAQVTQRIKLTSATTVLSTIDPVRVFEDFATLDLLSGGRAEIIAGRGAFLESFPLFGYELEDYKQLFSENLDLLLTLNQHEVMNWKGKFRSPLHNAEIAPRPLQQRLPLSVGIGGSAESAEKAGSLGIGMAIAILSGSPEPFQNLAGTYRRAGAAAGHQPEDLKIAITSHGYIAKTSQQALDEYYPYYYSYRNSISPRPGQEYRISRSDFGRFTSPDNTLAVGSPQQIIEKILYQHELFGHNRFMTQLDIGGLPYAKVAAAIELLATEVAPVVRREVAKKQRGISSAQ; encoded by the coding sequence ATGAACAATCAAGGGAATACACAAGCTAATGCGCAAGCCAATACACAAGCGGATGCTCAAGAAAAAGAAGCAAGCCTACCGGAGTTTGAATTCGGCATTTATACATTAGGCGATATTGTTACCGACTGCCATACAGGGCAGCGGATCAGCCCCGCCCAACGCCTGCAGGAAGTCATTGCAGCCGCGAAGCTGGCCGATGAAGCCGGGCTGGATGTATTCGGCGTAGGCGAGCATCACCGGCTGGATTTCGTAATCTCATCGGTGCCCGTTGTCCTGGCAGCTATTGCCCAGGTTACACAGCGGATCAAGCTCACCAGCGCTACGACCGTGCTAAGCACCATTGATCCGGTCCGTGTCTTCGAGGATTTCGCCACCCTGGACCTCTTGTCGGGCGGCCGGGCCGAGATCATTGCCGGACGCGGCGCTTTCCTGGAATCCTTCCCGCTGTTCGGCTACGAGCTGGAGGATTACAAGCAGCTGTTCAGCGAGAATCTCGACCTGCTGCTCACACTGAACCAGCATGAGGTCATGAACTGGAAGGGTAAATTCCGCTCTCCGCTGCATAACGCCGAGATCGCTCCACGTCCGCTGCAGCAAAGGCTGCCGCTCTCGGTCGGCATCGGCGGCTCGGCCGAAAGTGCCGAGAAGGCCGGGTCCCTTGGCATCGGCATGGCTATCGCTATCCTGAGCGGCAGCCCGGAGCCCTTTCAGAATCTGGCCGGCACCTACCGCCGCGCCGGGGCTGCCGCCGGCCACCAGCCGGAGGACCTGAAGATCGCCATCACCAGCCACGGCTACATCGCCAAGACCTCACAGCAGGCACTCGATGAGTATTACCCTTATTACTACAGCTACCGTAATAGCATCAGCCCGCGTCCCGGTCAGGAGTACCGGATCTCCCGCAGCGACTTCGGCCGGTTCACCTCGCCGGACAACACCCTGGCCGTGGGCAGCCCGCAGCAGATTATCGAGAAGATTCTCTATCAGCATGAGCTGTTCGGCCATAACCGCTTCATGACCCAGCTCGACATCGGCGGCCTGCCTTACGCCAAAGTAGCCGCCGCCATCGAGCTGCTCGCCACCGAGGTCGCCCCGGTGGTGCGCCGCGAGGTTGCGAAGAAGCAGCGCGGAATTTCCTCCGCGCAATAA
- a CDS encoding TIR domain-containing protein, which translates to MIRPRLFIGSSRESIRYARAIHEQLKRTAEVHPWYAAAFRPNEYTMEALERNLDISDFAVFVFSPDDVARIRGKYYYVTRDNTQFEMGLFWARLRRGRVFCLLPDQVPARSDLIPGENVEEYHLLSDLSGLTPLEYEWQHDNVTAAVDVSCGKIIDSIQAQGMYHDPAVELLQLRAELRRKESILHFFWQYNNNVTPPQAAEKYQALSEAVRNSFLPPEDCRVIGAAMWRAEAEAGLKQVGGNVGRGQMYPFAAFEDGSVKPGVLDAFLTKEWTFLQRTEVAEVYILCYPLGENHVLSVHFSGSQRLSAEDITAVVAYNRDLFRTVNHLVGGD; encoded by the coding sequence GTGATCAGACCTAGATTATTCATTGGTTCTTCCAGAGAATCTATCCGCTATGCCAGGGCTATCCACGAACAGCTGAAGCGGACCGCCGAGGTTCATCCGTGGTATGCCGCTGCTTTCCGGCCGAATGAATACACCATGGAAGCGCTGGAGCGGAATCTGGATATCAGCGATTTTGCCGTCTTTGTGTTCTCGCCGGATGATGTAGCCCGGATTAGGGGTAAATATTATTATGTGACCCGGGACAACACCCAGTTCGAAATGGGCCTGTTCTGGGCGCGGCTGCGGCGCGGCCGGGTCTTCTGCCTGCTGCCGGATCAGGTACCCGCTCGTAGTGACCTGATCCCGGGTGAGAATGTGGAAGAGTATCATCTGCTGTCGGATCTGTCGGGACTAACCCCGCTGGAATATGAGTGGCAGCATGACAATGTTACAGCGGCGGTGGATGTGAGCTGCGGCAAGATCATCGACAGTATTCAGGCGCAGGGGATGTACCACGACCCGGCTGTAGAGCTGCTGCAGCTTCGGGCAGAGCTTAGGCGAAAAGAAAGTATCCTTCACTTCTTTTGGCAATATAATAATAATGTGACGCCACCGCAGGCAGCCGAGAAATATCAGGCACTGAGCGAAGCCGTCCGCAATTCATTCCTGCCCCCGGAGGATTGCCGGGTCATCGGAGCCGCCATGTGGCGGGCCGAAGCGGAAGCGGGCCTGAAGCAGGTCGGCGGCAATGTGGGACGCGGGCAGATGTATCCGTTCGCCGCCTTCGAGGACGGGAGTGTGAAGCCGGGGGTGCTGGATGCCTTTCTGACAAAAGAATGGACTTTTTTACAGCGTACGGAAGTTGCGGAGGTATATATCCTATGCTATCCTTTAGGGGAGAACCATGTGCTGTCCGTGCACTTCTCGGGAAGTCAGCGATTATCGGCAGAGGATATTACAGCAGTCGTGGCCTATAACCGGGATTTGTTCCGCACCGTCAATCATTTAGTGGGAGGGGACTAA
- a CDS encoding N-acetylmuramoyl-L-alanine amidase — protein sequence MRLKLHTAVLSACLLTSSILAPVLPSSTAYASTAYTAKVYASSLNVRSEPAASAAVTGTLTGGATVTVTEEQHGWLKVRAGSVSGWVAGYYLKRTGGSSSASTSSASTSASSSASKASAKSAVKTSAVSSGTAVVTASSLRMRGGPGTGHEVVGSLQSGNKVTILLRQGEWSRVRTAGGTVGWVSSQYLSGGAVRSASTVSSNSQTTSVVRKSGSIRGKLIIVDPGHGGTDPGMLGTTYNTMEKDLTLQTSLYLRDYLTAKGARVEMTRTRGEQKPALSQRVQLGRQLGADAFVSIHYNSSPKNVSGTLTFFYSQQNDLRLARAVETRLGEGIGLRSNGLSFGDYHILRENPLPATLVELGFLSNPYDEAIVRKAAYQRKAAQAVAEGVADYFNK from the coding sequence ATGCGACTAAAATTACATACTGCAGTCCTGTCAGCCTGTCTGCTGACTTCATCCATACTGGCACCTGTCCTGCCGTCTTCCACAGCTTACGCTTCAACGGCCTACACGGCCAAAGTGTACGCCAGCTCCCTTAATGTACGCAGTGAGCCTGCTGCAAGCGCCGCCGTCACAGGCACTCTGACTGGCGGTGCCACCGTCACCGTCACCGAAGAGCAGCATGGCTGGCTCAAGGTCCGGGCCGGCTCTGTCTCCGGCTGGGTAGCGGGATATTATCTGAAGCGTACCGGCGGAAGCTCCTCCGCCAGCACCTCTTCCGCCAGCACCTCTGCCAGCTCCTCCGCCTCCAAGGCATCCGCCAAGTCGGCTGTGAAGACCTCAGCGGTCTCCAGCGGAACGGCTGTCGTTACAGCTTCTTCCCTGCGCATGCGGGGAGGTCCGGGAACCGGCCACGAGGTCGTGGGATCGCTGCAATCCGGCAATAAGGTGACCATTCTGCTCCGCCAGGGAGAATGGTCGCGGGTCCGCACAGCCGGAGGAACCGTCGGCTGGGTGTCTTCCCAGTATCTGTCGGGCGGAGCCGTCCGCAGCGCAAGCACAGTCAGCTCGAATAGCCAGACTACGAGTGTCGTACGGAAATCCGGCAGCATCCGGGGCAAGCTGATCATAGTGGACCCTGGCCACGGCGGCACCGATCCGGGCATGCTCGGGACAACCTATAACACGATGGAGAAGGATCTGACGCTCCAGACCTCCCTGTATCTGCGGGATTATCTGACCGCCAAGGGAGCCAGAGTAGAGATGACCCGGACCCGCGGGGAGCAGAAGCCTGCGCTCTCCCAGCGGGTGCAGCTTGGACGGCAGCTCGGTGCGGATGCTTTTGTCAGCATTCATTATAATTCATCGCCGAAGAATGTCTCCGGCACGCTGACCTTCTTCTATTCGCAGCAGAATGATCTGCGGCTGGCCCGGGCAGTGGAGACCCGGCTGGGTGAGGGCATCGGCCTGCGCAGCAACGGTCTCTCCTTCGGCGACTATCATATTCTGCGGGAGAATCCGCTGCCGGCTACCCTTGTAGAGCTGGGCTTCCTGTCGAACCCGTACGACGAAGCGATTGTGCGCAAGGCGGCTTATCAGCGGAAGGCGGCTCAGGCGGTCGCTGAGGGAGTGGCTGATTATTTCAACAAGTAG
- a CDS encoding HD-GYP domain-containing protein: protein MDNDLGRTIKNDLINAYGVTVIPAGSRLNAEHLELIRKQKIDRFDILFADEADQAPSYQKMVNSTVDLSKELFESYRISRKIPLADIRKEVLPVIQEISRNPDIFALFHSVQGKDDYTYEHNIGVAVLSTLIGRWLEMSEAELSVLSMAATLHDIGKLKIPSELLNKPGKLTDEEFSQVKKHTVYGYEILKETTGANSRIALVALQHHERNDGRGYPLGLKDEQIDPYSKIVAVADIFHAMSSKRPYHEPTPFHMIVDQMRRGSFGALDPHIVTVFLENIVKRSVGREVVLTDGRVGEIVYLNPHDIETPLIRIGDEYIDLSKRTELNIREISL from the coding sequence ATGGACAATGATCTGGGAAGAACGATTAAGAATGACCTGATTAATGCCTACGGAGTGACTGTAATTCCGGCGGGAAGCAGACTGAATGCCGAGCATCTGGAGCTTATCCGCAAACAAAAAATCGACAGGTTCGACATTCTTTTTGCAGATGAGGCTGACCAGGCGCCCTCCTATCAGAAGATGGTCAACAGTACAGTGGACCTGTCCAAGGAATTATTCGAATCCTACCGGATCTCCCGCAAAATCCCGCTGGCGGATATCCGCAAGGAGGTGCTTCCGGTCATCCAGGAGATCTCACGCAACCCGGATATCTTCGCCTTGTTCCATTCGGTGCAGGGCAAGGATGATTATACATATGAGCACAACATCGGCGTTGCAGTGCTCTCTACCCTGATCGGCAGATGGCTGGAGATGAGTGAAGCGGAGCTGTCCGTGCTCTCCATGGCGGCAACTCTGCATGACATCGGCAAGCTGAAGATCCCTTCAGAGCTGCTGAATAAGCCCGGCAAGCTGACGGACGAGGAATTCAGCCAGGTGAAGAAGCACACGGTCTACGGCTACGAGATTCTCAAAGAAACCACCGGAGCCAATTCACGCATTGCCCTGGTGGCGCTTCAGCATCATGAGCGAAATGACGGCAGGGGATATCCGCTGGGCCTGAAGGACGAACAGATCGATCCGTACAGCAAAATTGTGGCCGTGGCGGATATTTTTCATGCGATGTCCAGCAAGCGTCCGTATCATGAACCAACGCCGTTTCATATGATTGTCGATCAGATGAGAAGAGGCAGCTTCGGCGCGCTGGACCCGCATATTGTAACCGTTTTTCTGGAAAATATCGTGAAGCGGTCAGTTGGGCGTGAAGTGGTTCTAACCGATGGCCGGGTCGGCGAGATTGTCTACTTGAACCCGCATGATATCGAGACTCCGCTGATCCGCATCGGGGATGAATATATCGACCTCAGCAAAAGAACGGAGCTTAACATCCGGGAGATCAGCCTCTGA
- a CDS encoding response regulator: MKVLIVDDEKHVREAIRYFVPWDSYNISGIYEATNGQEAIRIMQEHQPAVVFTDMRMPLMDGAELLEWLHRHYPHTKTIVISGYQDFNYVKPAIVYGGTDYLLKPLNSKQLIASAEHAFKLWMEEEAERKRRQRQNMQLNALRPLFWDKMLSDLVSGQASFHELKLALCEELGMPIGAQECRIAVIPLQGADCHLLRRFHGDVALTAFVLANVCNEVMAEGQSGYAFRNWQGGGELVVLLWSAVAQAEEMLTRMNEAIRRAFGVQLDIGLSPLNPLPEGLRSAFEQAGQALAERNLLQRDGRIHPFRKREDGRRPANDYGLEERLDKLRVAVLSGDLERMERVAEEWAGHLAGLPLLTERVLLNQQTEILDVLKRWRPEAEISLERCYDAEGLFSVENWQCRLKSLLHHLSKGSPQTPDSRLVQEIREYLDRNYAQEMTLQHIAERFFISRENVSRKFKQITGENLSDYLTGLRVEKAKTLLQNTNLRLSQIAELVGYEDEKYFSRVFKKNAGITPREYRKQEEEA, translated from the coding sequence ATGAAGGTGCTGATTGTAGATGATGAGAAGCATGTGCGGGAGGCCATCCGTTATTTTGTTCCGTGGGACAGCTATAATATCTCCGGGATCTATGAGGCGACCAACGGGCAGGAGGCGATACGGATCATGCAGGAGCATCAGCCAGCCGTCGTCTTCACGGATATGCGGATGCCGCTGATGGACGGGGCGGAGCTGCTGGAATGGCTGCACCGTCATTATCCGCATACGAAGACGATTGTCATCAGCGGGTATCAGGATTTCAATTATGTGAAGCCGGCTATCGTATACGGCGGTACGGATTATCTGCTGAAGCCGCTGAACAGCAAGCAGCTGATTGCCTCTGCGGAGCATGCCTTCAAGCTGTGGATGGAGGAGGAGGCGGAACGGAAGCGGCGTCAGCGCCAGAATATGCAGCTGAACGCACTGCGTCCGCTCTTCTGGGATAAGATGCTGTCCGATCTGGTGAGCGGACAGGCCTCCTTCCATGAGCTGAAGCTGGCCCTCTGTGAAGAGCTGGGGATGCCGATTGGGGCGCAGGAGTGCAGGATCGCCGTCATCCCGCTGCAAGGCGCAGATTGCCATCTGCTGCGGAGATTCCATGGGGATGTGGCCTTGACAGCCTTCGTGCTGGCCAATGTCTGCAATGAAGTGATGGCAGAGGGCCAGAGCGGCTACGCCTTCCGCAACTGGCAGGGCGGGGGTGAGCTTGTAGTTCTGCTGTGGAGTGCTGTAGCGCAGGCGGAGGAGATGCTTACCCGCATGAATGAAGCCATCCGCCGGGCGTTCGGCGTTCAGCTGGATATCGGGCTTAGTCCGCTGAACCCGTTGCCGGAGGGGCTGCGGTCTGCTTTTGAACAGGCAGGCCAGGCGCTTGCGGAGCGGAATCTATTGCAGCGGGACGGGCGCATTCATCCCTTCAGGAAGCGTGAGGACGGGCGTAGACCTGCAAACGACTACGGTCTGGAAGAACGGCTGGACAAGCTTAGAGTCGCCGTCTTGTCCGGCGATCTGGAGCGGATGGAGCGGGTGGCAGAAGAATGGGCCGGACATCTGGCCGGGCTGCCGCTGCTCACAGAACGCGTTCTGCTGAATCAGCAGACGGAGATTCTGGATGTTCTGAAGCGCTGGCGGCCGGAGGCAGAGATTAGCCTGGAGCGCTGTTATGACGCTGAAGGGCTGTTCTCGGTGGAGAACTGGCAGTGCCGGCTGAAATCGCTGCTTCACCACTTGTCCAAGGGTAGTCCGCAGACGCCGGATAGCCGGCTCGTCCAGGAGATCAGGGAGTACCTGGACCGGAACTATGCGCAGGAGATGACGCTGCAGCATATTGCGGAACGCTTTTTCATCAGCAGGGAGAATGTGTCGCGCAAGTTCAAGCAGATCACCGGGGAGAATCTGTCGGATTATCTGACCGGCCTCCGGGTGGAGAAGGCGAAGACGCTGCTCCAGAATACGAATCTGCGGCTGTCGCAGATTGCGGAGCTGGTGGGTTATGAGGATGAGAAGTATTTCAGCCGTGTCTTCAAAAAAAACGCCGGAATCACGCCAAGAGAATACCGGAAGCAGGAGGAAGAAGCCTGA
- a CDS encoding sensor histidine kinase → MFKNSIRTRLMALVLLASVIPSGISVTFSYLYTRQSVTDQSVKQNTKLLTLGEANLRSYFSGMNQQAMSLYSGINVPSSFYTTLLTAKSAAQAPPGTILPDTRAIISTQLYNLFLSDRNTYQIHLYVRAARQSNLLLKGYFRREDNGDYAANGHAAGTYRPYLEVTHMDHQYGVKSGFPNLKPGSVPVFTAHFPIYRTPSDSVLADLSIDYRLEELKGIVESMYNSDTERLYVLNEQGEALFASGPGWIGKPVTAGWSRLPAEQDSGHFAWKKDGFQGIVMYKQIKDPLFSGSIIKLVPYEDLYTDARVITRFNMGIGLLFLLIGGISAVLISIGFTRPIKKLIHFTQKVQTGQLDAHMEAEREDEFGLLTRKITGMTRTINELIVKEYRLELANKTNQLKALQAQVNPHFLYNALQSIASLSLRYNAPKVYDLIYSLGSMMRYSMNTERTRVPLRDEIEHVQNYMILQTERFGEENLRLEVEAGPEALELILPKMILQPIVENIFKHAFADGISGGLIRIECRLEGAARLVLAVKDNGRGMSPERLEEITACLRGSSQQGQEEIGLYNVLARLRLQYGSAAEMQLKNNEDGQGLTVTLIIPLEEIGG, encoded by the coding sequence ATGTTCAAGAACAGCATCCGGACGCGGCTGATGGCCTTAGTGCTGCTAGCGTCAGTGATCCCGTCAGGCATCTCTGTGACCTTCTCTTATCTCTATACGAGGCAGTCGGTTACGGACCAGTCCGTGAAGCAGAATACGAAGCTGCTGACGCTGGGGGAGGCGAATCTCCGGAGTTATTTCAGCGGCATGAACCAGCAAGCGATGTCGCTCTACAGCGGAATCAATGTGCCCAGCTCCTTCTACACCACCCTGCTTACCGCCAAAAGCGCTGCCCAGGCCCCGCCGGGCACGATTCTGCCGGACACCCGGGCCATCATCTCCACCCAGCTGTACAATCTGTTTCTCTCCGACCGCAATACGTATCAGATTCATCTGTACGTGAGGGCCGCCAGGCAGTCTAACCTCCTGCTTAAGGGATACTTCCGCCGCGAGGATAACGGAGACTACGCCGCGAACGGCCATGCCGCAGGGACGTACCGCCCTTATCTCGAAGTGACGCATATGGATCATCAATACGGGGTGAAGTCCGGCTTCCCGAATCTTAAGCCGGGGAGTGTGCCGGTCTTTACCGCCCATTTTCCGATCTACCGGACCCCCAGTGACAGCGTACTGGCGGATCTGTCGATTGATTACAGGCTGGAGGAGCTGAAGGGCATCGTGGAATCGATGTACAATTCGGACACAGAACGCCTGTATGTGCTGAATGAGCAAGGCGAGGCGCTGTTCGCCTCTGGCCCGGGCTGGATCGGGAAGCCGGTCACAGCGGGCTGGAGCCGTCTGCCCGCAGAGCAGGACAGCGGGCATTTCGCCTGGAAAAAGGACGGCTTCCAGGGGATTGTAATGTACAAGCAGATCAAGGACCCTTTGTTCAGCGGAAGCATTATCAAGCTGGTGCCCTATGAGGATCTCTACACAGATGCAAGGGTAATTACCCGGTTCAATATGGGCATCGGACTGCTGTTCCTGCTGATCGGGGGCATCAGTGCCGTGCTGATCTCCATCGGCTTCACCCGTCCGATCAAGAAGCTGATTCACTTCACCCAGAAGGTGCAGACCGGCCAGCTGGATGCGCATATGGAAGCTGAGCGGGAGGACGAGTTCGGGCTCCTCACCCGCAAGATCACTGGCATGACCCGTACGATCAATGAACTGATCGTTAAGGAGTACCGGCTGGAGCTGGCGAACAAGACGAATCAGCTGAAGGCGCTCCAGGCCCAGGTGAACCCGCATTTTCTCTACAATGCGCTGCAATCCATCGCCAGCCTGTCCTTGCGCTATAATGCGCCGAAGGTGTATGATCTCATCTATTCCCTGGGCAGCATGATGCGTTATTCGATGAATACCGAGCGTACCCGGGTACCGCTGCGGGATGAGATTGAGCATGTGCAGAACTATATGATTCTGCAGACGGAGCGGTTCGGCGAAGAGAATCTGCGGCTGGAGGTGGAAGCGGGACCGGAGGCTCTGGAGCTGATCCTGCCGAAGATGATCCTGCAGCCGATTGTGGAGAATATCTTCAAGCATGCCTTCGCTGACGGCATAAGCGGGGGGCTGATCCGGATCGAGTGCAGGCTGGAAGGGGCGGCCAGGCTGGTGCTTGCCGTGAAGGATAACGGCCGGGGCATGAGCCCGGAGCGGCTGGAGGAGATTACGGCCTGCCTCAGAGGCAGCAGCCAGCAAGGCCAGGAGGAGATCGGCCTGTACAATGTGCTGGCCCGCCTGCGGCTCCAGTACGGCAGCGCAGCGGAGATGCAGCTTAAGAATAATGAAGACGGCCAGGGGCTTACCGTTACGCTGATTATTCCGCTGGAGGAGATCGGCGGTTAA
- a CDS encoding carbohydrate ABC transporter permease, whose translation MRKTLRMQRGWGQQIVFLGPCLLFFLTIVVTPFFLGFYYSSTDWNGLDLDKAVWTGAANWKRIFMNDDKFWESLVFTLRFTVISVVAANVLALLLAFILMTTLKTKKLLRTVFFMPNVIGGILLGYIWQFIFTKGFATIGELTGISFFQLPWLGTPSTGFWGLVIVFVWQTAGYMMVIYIAGLAGIPKDLIEAARIDGARAPQLFKSVYIPLIMPAITICLFLTTSNAFKMFDLNLSLTKGGPGTSTQSLAYNIYAEALINNRYGLGTAKALLFFAAVSLITVTQVWLTKRKEVSA comes from the coding sequence ATGAGAAAAACTCTGCGTATGCAGCGCGGCTGGGGACAGCAAATCGTATTTCTCGGCCCCTGTCTGCTCTTTTTCCTGACCATTGTGGTCACCCCGTTCTTCCTCGGCTTCTACTATTCCTCCACGGACTGGAACGGGCTGGATCTGGACAAAGCGGTCTGGACCGGCGCGGCCAACTGGAAACGGATTTTCATGAATGACGATAAGTTCTGGGAGTCCCTGGTGTTCACCCTGCGCTTCACCGTGATCTCGGTTGTGGCTGCCAACGTGCTTGCACTGCTGCTGGCCTTCATTCTAATGACGACGCTGAAGACGAAGAAGCTGCTCCGTACGGTCTTTTTCATGCCCAATGTGATCGGCGGCATTCTGCTCGGCTACATCTGGCAATTCATCTTCACCAAGGGCTTCGCTACGATCGGCGAGCTGACCGGGATTTCGTTCTTCCAGCTGCCCTGGCTGGGCACGCCAAGCACCGGGTTCTGGGGGCTGGTCATTGTGTTCGTCTGGCAGACGGCTGGTTATATGATGGTCATCTATATTGCCGGGCTGGCCGGGATTCCGAAGGATCTCATTGAAGCGGCCCGCATAGACGGTGCCCGCGCTCCACAGCTGTTCAAGAGCGTCTACATCCCGCTGATTATGCCGGCGATCACCATCTGCTTGTTCCTGACGACCTCCAATGCGTTCAAAATGTTCGACCTCAACCTGTCGCTGACCAAAGGCGGACCCGGCACCTCGACCCAGTCGCTGGCCTATAACATTTATGCGGAGGCACTGATCAACAACCGGTATGGCCTCGGTACAGCCAAAGCGCTGCTCTTCTTCGCCGCCGTCTCCCTGATCACCGTCACCCAGGTCTGGCTTACCAAACGAAAAGAGGTGTCCGCCTAA
- a CDS encoding carbohydrate ABC transporter permease, whose protein sequence is MNSSRYRPGNFVLEIAAILLAIVFLSPFYLVLSNSVKGLKDILIDAASWPQVFYWSNYSKVWDAINFPQAFFNSLQITILSVIFIVLFSSMAAYQIVRKPTRFNAFVFLLLVSAMIIPFQSLMLQLVRVTSLLELRGELYGIVACYLGFGMPLSVFLFHGFIKTVPLELEEAARVDGSNPYGVFFRIVFPLLLPIIVTVIILNTLWIWNDYLLPVLVIGGNKDLTTLPVAVTKFFGQYTKKWDLALAGLVMAITPILLFFLSLQRYIVEGVTAGSIKG, encoded by the coding sequence ATGAACAGCAGCCGCTACCGCCCGGGCAACTTCGTCCTCGAAATTGCCGCCATTCTGCTGGCTATTGTCTTCCTGTCACCGTTCTATCTGGTCCTGAGCAATTCGGTTAAGGGGCTGAAGGACATCCTGATCGATGCCGCTTCCTGGCCGCAGGTGTTCTACTGGAGTAACTATTCCAAGGTATGGGATGCCATTAACTTCCCGCAGGCCTTCTTCAATTCTCTGCAAATTACGATTCTCAGTGTAATCTTCATCGTCCTGTTCAGCTCGATGGCCGCTTATCAGATTGTGCGCAAGCCGACGCGCTTCAATGCCTTCGTGTTCCTGCTGCTGGTCTCGGCGATGATCATTCCGTTCCAGTCGCTCATGCTGCAATTGGTCCGGGTGACCAGCCTGCTGGAGCTGCGCGGCGAGCTGTACGGCATTGTGGCCTGTTATCTAGGCTTCGGGATGCCGCTGTCGGTCTTCCTGTTCCACGGGTTCATCAAGACGGTGCCGCTGGAGCTGGAGGAAGCCGCGCGGGTGGACGGCTCGAATCCGTACGGCGTATTCTTCCGGATCGTCTTCCCGCTGCTGCTGCCGATTATTGTAACCGTCATTATCCTGAATACGCTGTGGATCTGGAATGACTATCTGCTGCCTGTCCTGGTGATCGGCGGGAATAAGGATCTGACGACCCTGCCCGTAGCTGTGACCAAGTTCTTCGGTCAGTACACCAAGAAGTGGGATCTGGCCCTTGCGGGTCTCGTCATGGCGATCACGCCTATTCTCTTGTTCTTCCTGTCACTCCAGCGTTATATTGTGGAAGGCGTGACGGCAGGCTCCATTAAGGGATGA
- a CDS encoding ABC transporter substrate-binding protein, with the protein MKRKFAFIMATVCTLIIAGCGNSGNTNSAGNGSATNAPNASTESAAPEAGKAPAKDVTIKMFQFKVEIAEQLNALAEEYEKETGVKVEVETHGGGEDYGALLKAEIASGSEPEIFNNGGYTALVPYMDRATDLSNEPWAAQLIPTAKTPATVDGKLYGMPMNVEGYGLIYNKDLFAKAGITEEPKTLPQLKDAVAKLKTAGITPFEATNEWWSMGIHLVNVGMAHQPDPKQFIDDVKAGKQTIKGNAVFKQWLDLVDVIIGNAQDNKMTTDYATQVAEFASGKAAMMLQGNWTQGDIDKIDPALNLGLLPLPINNEEGTILVGVPNNYIVNSKSAHPEEAKAFLNWMVSSETGQKYLTKEFKFIPAEANITADAADIGQVAVAVQEKSASALGWNWDMFPDGVTQGFGAAMQEYLGGQLNHDQLLEKLDKAVQDIVKQ; encoded by the coding sequence ATGAAAAGAAAGTTCGCGTTCATCATGGCAACCGTTTGCACCCTCATTATCGCAGGTTGCGGGAACAGCGGCAATACGAATTCCGCAGGCAATGGAAGCGCTACGAATGCTCCTAACGCGTCAACCGAATCGGCAGCACCGGAAGCCGGCAAAGCGCCTGCCAAGGATGTTACCATCAAGATGTTCCAGTTCAAGGTGGAGATTGCCGAGCAGCTGAATGCACTCGCTGAAGAATATGAGAAGGAGACGGGGGTGAAGGTGGAAGTCGAAACGCATGGCGGCGGTGAGGATTACGGCGCGCTGCTGAAAGCTGAGATTGCCTCCGGCTCTGAGCCTGAGATTTTCAATAACGGCGGGTATACAGCCCTTGTTCCTTATATGGACCGCGCCACTGACCTGAGCAATGAGCCTTGGGCCGCCCAGCTGATCCCAACTGCCAAGACACCGGCAACCGTAGACGGCAAGCTCTATGGCATGCCTATGAATGTAGAAGGCTACGGGCTGATCTACAACAAGGATCTGTTCGCCAAAGCCGGCATAACGGAAGAGCCCAAGACACTCCCGCAGCTCAAGGATGCCGTAGCCAAGCTGAAGACCGCCGGCATCACGCCGTTTGAAGCGACCAATGAGTGGTGGTCCATGGGGATTCACCTTGTTAACGTGGGCATGGCGCACCAGCCTGATCCGAAGCAGTTCATTGACGATGTGAAGGCAGGCAAACAGACCATCAAGGGCAATGCCGTCTTCAAGCAATGGCTGGATCTGGTCGATGTGATCATAGGTAACGCCCAGGATAACAAGATGACTACCGATTACGCGACCCAGGTGGCTGAATTCGCCTCCGGCAAGGCCGCCATGATGCTGCAGGGGAACTGGACGCAAGGCGATATCGACAAAATCGATCCGGCTCTGAACCTGGGCCTCCTCCCGCTCCCGATCAATAACGAAGAAGGCACCATCCTGGTAGGCGTGCCTAACAACTATATCGTGAACAGCAAATCCGCACATCCGGAGGAAGCCAAGGCCTTCCTGAACTGGATGGTCAGCTCGGAAACCGGCCAGAAGTATCTGACCAAGGAATTCAAGTTCATCCCGGCGGAAGCAAATATCACCGCAGATGCCGCTGATATCGGCCAGGTCGCCGTTGCCGTGCAAGAGAAGTCTGCGAGCGCGCTGGGCTGGAACTGGGATATGTTCCCTGACGGCGTCACCCAGGGCTTCGGCGCAGCCATGCAGGAGTACCTCGGCGGACAGTTGAACCACGATCAGCTATTGGAGAAGCTGGATAAGGCTGTGCAGGATATTGTGAAGCAATAG